Proteins encoded together in one Calditrichota bacterium window:
- a CDS encoding methionyl-tRNA formyltransferase, whose product MRVVFCGNPDFALPTLRALLESPHEVVAVVTSPDQPQGRGRKLAPMPVKAFAVDNRLTVMSPERLDDPEFLSELAALRADVLVVVAFRILPRELFAMPKWGALNVHPSLLPKCRGPAPIQWTLLRGETETGVTIIRLTEEIDGGGMLAQTRLPILPDEDFGALHDRLSDVGAAMIVETLYRLEAGEKIHPIEQDESQVTKAGKLKPADYVLDFSKPSAEILNRVRAFSPTPGAVAKSGEFSIKILKAGTSTSTLTLQPGQVKQNQDSIFVGTADTPLSLNEVKPAGRRAMAVAEFLRGRPTLPDRFD is encoded by the coding sequence TTGAGAGTTGTCTTTTGCGGCAATCCCGACTTTGCCTTACCCACTCTCAGAGCATTGCTGGAAAGCCCGCATGAGGTGGTAGCCGTGGTCACGAGTCCGGATCAGCCTCAAGGGCGGGGCCGCAAACTCGCGCCAATGCCCGTAAAGGCATTTGCAGTGGACAATCGTCTTACTGTTATGTCCCCCGAACGCTTGGATGACCCGGAGTTCTTAAGCGAGCTTGCTGCGCTGCGAGCAGACGTGTTGGTTGTCGTGGCATTCAGAATTCTCCCGCGAGAGTTGTTTGCCATGCCGAAATGGGGCGCGCTTAACGTTCATCCGAGCCTGCTTCCGAAATGCCGCGGCCCGGCACCGATTCAGTGGACGCTTCTGCGAGGTGAAACGGAAACTGGTGTTACGATTATTCGATTGACTGAAGAGATCGACGGCGGGGGTATGCTCGCCCAAACTCGCTTGCCGATCTTGCCGGACGAGGACTTCGGTGCGCTGCATGACCGTCTCTCCGATGTAGGCGCCGCAATGATTGTTGAGACATTGTACCGCCTGGAGGCGGGCGAGAAAATCCACCCGATAGAACAAGACGAATCACAGGTTACAAAAGCCGGCAAATTGAAACCCGCAGATTACGTTTTGGACTTCAGCAAGCCGTCTGCAGAGATACTGAACAGAGTCCGTGCGTTCAGCCCCACACCCGGTGCAGTCGCGAAGTCCGGAGAGTTCTCCATCAAGATTCTAAAGGCCGGAACAAGTACCTCGACACTCACTTTGCAACCTGGTCAAGTCAAACAAAATCAAGACTCTATTTTTGTTGGAACAGCGGATACTCCGCTCTCGTTAAATGAAGTGAAACCTGCGGGCAGGCGGGCGATGGCCGTTGCAGAGTTCTTGCGTGGGCGTCCCACTCTTCCTGACAGATTTGATTAA
- a CDS encoding zinc metallopeptidase: MFPFFFDWTMVLILPALGLAMWAQHKVRGTYQQFSEVRSRLGMTGQQVARRILDQNGLQDVEVEPIAGQLTDHYHPNDRKVRLSEGIYGSTSLSALAVAAHEVGHALQHKVGYAPMSLRASLVPAANIGSMAAMPLFFIGLLVPSISWLMDLGILFFAGAVIFHLITLPVEFDASRRAIAILGNGTFLAPDEVQGAKKVLNAAAWTYVAAATMSLLQMLRLIILRGSRD; this comes from the coding sequence ATGTTTCCGTTCTTTTTTGACTGGACGATGGTGTTGATTTTGCCTGCGCTTGGTCTGGCCATGTGGGCACAGCACAAGGTGCGCGGAACATACCAACAGTTCAGTGAGGTACGTTCACGGCTGGGCATGACCGGGCAGCAGGTGGCGCGCAGGATTCTCGACCAAAACGGTCTGCAGGACGTGGAAGTTGAACCCATCGCCGGCCAGCTTACGGACCACTATCATCCCAACGACCGCAAGGTCAGGTTGTCTGAGGGGATATACGGGTCAACGAGTCTGTCTGCACTTGCTGTAGCCGCGCATGAAGTCGGCCATGCCCTTCAGCACAAAGTTGGATACGCGCCGATGTCATTGCGTGCGTCGCTTGTTCCTGCGGCCAATATTGGCAGCATGGCCGCGATGCCGTTGTTCTTCATCGGCTTGCTCGTGCCGTCGATTAGTTGGCTAATGGACTTGGGGATTTTGTTCTTCGCCGGAGCCGTGATTTTTCACTTGATTACGCTGCCCGTCGAGTTTGACGCTTCCCGCCGTGCAATCGCCATCCTCGGCAACGGGACGTTTCTTGCGCCCGATGAAGTACAAGGAGCGAAGAAAGTCTTGAACGCCGCCGCTTGGACGTATGTCGCTGCGGCCACAATGTCGCTGTTGCAAATGCTGCGGCTAATCATTTTGCGCGGAAGTCGGGACTAA